From Pedobacter indicus, a single genomic window includes:
- a CDS encoding VOC family protein: MAEKDQIQIHLFLFKELDPKENYGQVYFRTDDIEGVYQSFSENKGIIHPNGSLQKKPWGQIEFSILDPDNNLLTFGQAY, from the coding sequence ATGGCAGAGAAGGATCAGATTCAAATTCATCTTTTCTTATTTAAAGAGCTAGATCCAAAAGAAAATTATGGCCAGGTTTATTTCCGAACTGACGATATTGAAGGGGTTTATCAATCTTTCTCGGAAAACAAAGGGATAATACACCCGAATGGCAGCTTACAGAAAAAACCCTGGGGACAAATAGAGTTTTCTATTCTTGATCCTGACAATAATTTGCTGACCTTTGGACAAGCATATTGA
- a CDS encoding DUF1295 domain-containing protein produces the protein MELYGQESRSIPQKIIIHFIELLLLWLSFWLLFQDGGNRIANVIHISNSLEGYDRRIIIFAFNLITFIRLGYMMTFLLKRKIQWEESVSVPFAFALYYIGFSLFVLPTSKPLDALDVIAVVLFLVGSVLNSGGEILRGRWKKNPENKGKIYTKGFFKYSRHINYFGDLLWVSAYAIITRNWYAISVPIFLFCFFAFFNAPKLDAYLKKKYGKGYDDYAKSTKMLIPFIY, from the coding sequence ATGGAGTTATACGGACAGGAAAGCAGAAGTATACCACAGAAAATTATTATTCATTTCATAGAGCTTTTGCTATTATGGTTATCTTTTTGGCTACTATTCCAAGACGGAGGCAATAGGATAGCGAATGTCATTCACATATCCAATTCATTAGAAGGCTATGACCGGCGCATAATCATCTTCGCCTTTAATCTCATTACCTTTATCAGGCTCGGTTATATGATGACATTTCTGTTAAAAAGAAAAATACAATGGGAAGAAAGTGTCAGTGTGCCCTTTGCCTTTGCTCTGTATTACATAGGCTTCTCGCTTTTTGTGCTCCCCACATCCAAACCATTAGATGCTTTGGATGTTATTGCTGTTGTTTTATTTCTTGTCGGATCCGTATTAAACAGTGGCGGTGAGATATTAAGAGGTCGATGGAAAAAGAATCCCGAAAACAAAGGGAAAATTTATACCAAAGGGTTCTTTAAATATTCCCGCCATATCAACTACTTTGGCGATCTCTTATGGGTAAGCGCCTATGCTATTATTACCAGAAATTGGTATGCTATCAGTGTTCCAATCTTTCTTTTCTGTTTCTTTGCTTTCTTCAACGCCCCAAAACTAGATGCATATCTTAAAAAGAAATACGGTAAGGGCTATGACGACTATGCAAAAAGCACAAAGATGCTGATACCTTTCATTTATTAA
- a CDS encoding efflux RND transporter permease subunit, giving the protein MLNKVINYFLENRVVTLVLLMVVLIWGLITAPFNWHQNVLPSDPVPVDAIPNIGENQQIVATEWMGRSPKDIQEQITYPLTTSMLGIPGVKTIRSSSMFGMSFLYVIFEEDVEFYWSRSRILEKLNSLPAGTLPADVTPTLGPDATALGQVFWYTLEGRNPETGEPAGGWDPDELRSIQDFYAKYNLAASEGVAEVASIGGFIKEYQVDINPDAMRAYNVSVMDIMSAIQNSNLDIGAETIEINKAEYLVRGLGYLKSIQDLEDAVVTVRNSVPVKIKDVAFVNLGPSTRRGGLDREGVEAVGGVVVARHETNPMEVINNVKEKIKEMEAGFPQKTLADGTISKVTVVPFYDRSGLIQETIGTLERALAHEILICIIVVIVLVINLRASILISSLLPIGVLATFIIMKQMDVEANIVALSGIAIAIGVMVDVGIVFIESILRHIDEEKAKGVESRGKVFVNLISRAVTEVSGALSTAMLTTIISFLPVFMMEAQEGKLFGPLAYTKTFALVSAFVLGIIILPTLAYYIFSIRINGSKVRRIANYVLVVAGIALWIYTGVFVAFALTLIGVNNLFTPKWKGEKIANYVNVAITLFVAMYYLTVEWLPLGTQASTTLNFVFVFFAIGSILGMLWALVIYYEQILRWSLSNRWKFMAIPIITLLFGMLAWMGVEKSFDFVANGFEKTGWKSFRETAFWQKSTETFPGIGEEFMPSLNEGSFLLMPTSMPHTGIEQNLQLIRTLDKRIQNIPEVELIVGKWGRVNSALDPAPTQMFENTINYIPEFYLDEDGHRERFKVNSSGEFVLKGDKTYAVSNGFRSIPRDSLIEDKSGKFFRRWRPEIKKAEDIWQEIVNVSHLPGLTSAPKLQPIEARMVMLSTGMRAPMGLKVSGPDLESIEIGGKALEEALKDVPSVMPSTVFYDRAVGAPYIEIQLNRDRMARYGITVAELQEVISAAVGGMTLTTTVEGRERFPVRLRYPRELRDDPDALKKIIVPTATGAQIPLGEVVTIEYAKGAQMIQSENTFLLGYVIFDKKSGIAEVDVVHEADQFLKEKIASGELDLPNGVTYKFAGNYEQQERASQRLMLIIPLSLLAILVILYFQFRTVTASLIHFSGVFVALAGGFILLWLYGQPWFMDFSVGGTNMRDLFQMHSINLSIAVWVGFIALFGLATSDGVLMGTYIHDTFEERKPQSKDEIREAVIYAGLKRVRPAAMTTATALIALLPVLTSTGKGAEIMVPMAIPTFGGMLIQSMTMFVVPVFQCWWRESATKKENRKNNN; this is encoded by the coding sequence ATGCTTAATAAAGTCATTAACTATTTTTTGGAGAACAGGGTAGTAACACTGGTTTTGCTTATGGTTGTCCTTATATGGGGGCTGATTACGGCACCCTTTAACTGGCATCAGAACGTATTGCCGAGTGATCCCGTGCCAGTCGATGCTATCCCGAATATTGGAGAAAATCAGCAAATTGTAGCAACAGAATGGATGGGGCGGTCGCCAAAAGATATCCAAGAGCAAATCACTTATCCGCTTACCACATCCATGCTGGGCATACCGGGCGTAAAAACGATACGGAGCAGCTCGATGTTCGGGATGTCTTTTCTTTATGTGATTTTTGAGGAGGATGTCGAGTTTTATTGGAGCCGTTCTCGTATTTTGGAAAAGTTGAACTCGTTGCCTGCCGGCACATTGCCGGCTGATGTAACACCTACACTCGGGCCGGATGCTACTGCTTTGGGTCAGGTCTTTTGGTACACATTGGAAGGGCGCAACCCCGAAACGGGAGAGCCGGCTGGAGGGTGGGATCCGGATGAGCTGCGCTCGATTCAAGATTTTTACGCAAAATATAATTTAGCAGCATCGGAAGGGGTTGCCGAAGTAGCTTCCATCGGAGGCTTTATAAAAGAATACCAAGTCGATATCAATCCTGATGCGATGCGTGCGTATAACGTATCTGTAATGGATATTATGTCGGCTATTCAAAACAGCAATCTGGATATCGGTGCGGAAACAATCGAAATAAATAAAGCGGAATACTTAGTGCGTGGATTGGGTTATCTAAAAAGTATTCAGGATCTCGAAGATGCTGTCGTAACAGTACGCAACAGTGTTCCCGTGAAAATAAAAGATGTCGCGTTTGTCAATCTAGGACCGTCCACACGGCGCGGCGGGCTGGACAGAGAAGGTGTTGAGGCGGTTGGTGGTGTAGTGGTTGCCCGGCATGAAACTAACCCGATGGAAGTCATCAATAACGTTAAGGAAAAGATCAAAGAGATGGAGGCCGGCTTCCCTCAAAAAACACTAGCAGACGGAACCATATCGAAAGTGACTGTTGTACCTTTCTATGATCGCTCAGGCTTGATCCAGGAAACCATCGGGACATTGGAGCGTGCGCTTGCCCATGAAATACTGATCTGCATTATCGTTGTCATCGTCTTGGTGATCAATCTACGCGCATCAATTCTTATATCCAGCCTCTTGCCCATCGGTGTGTTGGCGACTTTCATTATTATGAAACAGATGGATGTAGAAGCGAACATCGTTGCTCTTTCGGGTATCGCCATTGCCATCGGTGTTATGGTTGATGTTGGGATCGTCTTTATCGAGAGTATTTTGCGCCATATTGATGAAGAAAAAGCCAAGGGTGTTGAGAGCCGGGGGAAAGTCTTTGTAAACTTGATTTCTCGTGCTGTGACGGAAGTTTCAGGAGCTTTGTCAACGGCAATGCTCACCACGATCATCAGCTTTTTACCTGTTTTTATGATGGAAGCACAAGAAGGTAAGTTGTTCGGTCCCTTGGCATACACCAAAACCTTTGCTTTGGTTTCAGCCTTTGTGTTAGGCATTATTATCTTGCCAACACTAGCTTATTATATATTTTCAATCCGTATCAATGGGAGTAAAGTTCGCCGGATAGCCAACTACGTTTTGGTAGTTGCCGGTATCGCTCTTTGGATCTATACAGGTGTTTTTGTCGCGTTCGCATTGACCTTGATCGGAGTCAACAACCTGTTTACACCAAAATGGAAAGGAGAAAAAATTGCCAACTACGTTAATGTAGCTATCACACTTTTTGTAGCGATGTATTACCTGACGGTTGAGTGGCTGCCACTCGGCACGCAGGCAAGCACCACACTTAACTTTGTGTTCGTATTCTTTGCCATTGGTTCCATCCTGGGAATGTTATGGGCATTGGTGATCTATTATGAACAGATCCTGCGTTGGTCACTTTCCAACCGGTGGAAATTCATGGCCATCCCTATCATTACTTTATTATTCGGAATGTTAGCATGGATGGGCGTAGAGAAGAGTTTTGATTTTGTTGCAAATGGCTTCGAAAAGACAGGTTGGAAATCATTTCGGGAGACTGCCTTCTGGCAAAAATCCACCGAAACATTTCCCGGTATCGGGGAGGAATTTATGCCAAGCCTCAATGAAGGTTCTTTCCTTTTGATGCCCACCAGTATGCCGCATACTGGGATTGAACAAAACCTGCAATTGATCAGAACACTTGATAAACGTATTCAAAACATACCGGAAGTCGAACTTATCGTAGGAAAATGGGGCCGTGTGAATTCTGCACTTGATCCTGCGCCCACACAGATGTTTGAAAATACGATCAATTATATCCCGGAATTTTATCTGGATGAAGACGGGCACCGTGAAAGATTCAAGGTAAACAGTTCCGGAGAATTCGTGTTGAAAGGCGACAAGACCTATGCTGTTTCCAATGGTTTCCGTTCCATACCACGCGACAGTCTGATTGAAGATAAAAGCGGAAAATTTTTCCGCAGATGGCGTCCCGAAATTAAAAAAGCCGAAGATATCTGGCAAGAGATCGTCAATGTTTCCCATCTGCCCGGATTGACTTCCGCTCCTAAGCTGCAACCGATAGAAGCGAGAATGGTGATGCTTTCTACGGGCATGAGGGCTCCGATGGGGTTAAAGGTATCAGGTCCGGATCTGGAGTCGATTGAAATCGGTGGCAAGGCCTTGGAAGAAGCGTTAAAGGATGTTCCATCTGTTATGCCATCGACCGTTTTCTACGACCGTGCTGTAGGCGCACCTTATATCGAAATTCAACTGAACCGCGATAGAATGGCCAGATACGGTATCACGGTTGCTGAACTTCAGGAAGTGATCAGCGCGGCTGTAGGCGGTATGACGCTGACCACGACGGTTGAAGGTCGGGAACGGTTTCCCGTGCGTCTACGTTATCCGCGAGAACTAAGGGACGATCCTGATGCCTTGAAGAAAATAATCGTACCTACCGCAACCGGAGCACAGATCCCATTAGGAGAGGTAGTCACCATTGAGTATGCGAAGGGCGCGCAGATGATTCAAAGTGAAAATACCTTTTTGTTGGGTTATGTAATCTTTGATAAAAAAAGTGGCATAGCAGAAGTCGACGTAGTACACGAAGCGGATCAGTTCCTAAAGGAAAAAATAGCATCTGGAGAACTCGATTTACCCAACGGGGTGACGTATAAGTTTGCCGGAAATTATGAACAGCAGGAGCGTGCATCCCAGCGCTTAATGCTGATTATACCTTTGAGTTTGTTAGCCATTTTAGTAATTCTCTACTTTCAGTTCCGAACGGTTACAGCATCGTTAATTCATTTTTCTGGTGTTTTTGTAGCTCTTGCAGGAGGTTTTATTTTGTTGTGGCTTTACGGACAGCCTTGGTTTATGGATTTCTCTGTCGGGGGGACGAATATGAGGGATCTGTTCCAGATGCACAGCATCAATCTCAGCATCGCTGTTTGGGTAGGGTTTATCGCCCTGTTCGGGCTAGCGACAAGTGACGGGGTACTCATGGGAACGTATATTCACGACACATTTGAAGAACGTAAGCCCCAGTCAAAAGATGAAATACGGGAGGCCGTCATATACGCAGGGCTAAAACGTGTCAGACCTGCAGCGATGACTACTGCAACGGCATTGATTGCATTGCTGCCCGTTTTGACCTCAACCGGTAAAGGAGCGGAGATCATGGTGCCGATGGCAATCCCGACTTTCGGTGGTATGCTAATTCAGTCCATGACGATGTTTGTGGTTCCGGTATTCCAATGCTGGTGGAGGGAATCTGCCACGAAAAAAGAAAATAGAAAAAACAATAATTAA
- a CDS encoding TolC family protein: MKMNKLNRYVVVAVLMWLSIFSKASAQNTFTDSLSYYIQVAIENNPGLKSQKYIHAAFLEKIPQAGAYQDPELSMEAYTMPMEVVGGRSIGNISLMQVFPWFGTRKAARTEATHMANVQDKQYQEVLNSLILQVSTKWYLLQKLSEQLKNNQENKVLLEQLEQLAIRKFSAPSGGSEASMSETLRIQMGVAEIENNIESLHAQIEAEKAEFNALLNRKASEEVMVGKEIRKLNFLYSEKEALRIIQMNNPVLGMITEEGLAYKAKAEADRKMSYPMIGIGVEYMVLGKTNNAMLAMDGMNGNDMVMPMVSLSLPLFRKKYNAQQNESRLWRKSSEESFKNTLNTLESEFYSFKSQLDDAERTIELYEKQTTLAQTTYNLIVKEFISGKSDLTNVIEVQRQLLDYQLKRAEALTNYNTLVVSIKKLLADNR, encoded by the coding sequence ATGAAGATGAATAAATTAAATCGATATGTCGTCGTAGCTGTATTGATGTGGTTAAGCATCTTTTCGAAAGCTTCCGCTCAGAATACATTCACAGATTCACTGTCCTATTATATACAGGTTGCGATTGAAAATAATCCTGGCTTGAAATCACAGAAGTATATCCATGCGGCTTTTTTGGAAAAGATCCCACAAGCGGGGGCTTATCAAGACCCGGAGTTGTCCATGGAAGCTTATACGATGCCCATGGAAGTTGTGGGTGGGCGCTCAATTGGCAATATAAGCTTAATGCAGGTGTTTCCCTGGTTTGGAACAAGGAAAGCTGCTCGTACAGAAGCAACCCACATGGCTAATGTGCAAGATAAGCAGTATCAGGAGGTTTTAAATAGTCTAATCCTTCAGGTTAGTACAAAGTGGTACTTGCTGCAGAAATTAAGCGAACAACTAAAGAATAATCAAGAAAATAAAGTGCTTCTAGAACAATTGGAACAATTGGCAATACGGAAATTCTCTGCACCTTCAGGGGGATCAGAAGCGAGCATGTCAGAGACACTCCGGATACAAATGGGGGTTGCAGAAATTGAAAACAATATTGAAAGCCTGCATGCTCAGATCGAAGCTGAAAAGGCAGAATTCAATGCATTGTTGAATAGGAAAGCGAGTGAAGAAGTGATGGTGGGAAAGGAGATTCGCAAGTTGAATTTCTTATATAGTGAGAAAGAAGCACTGAGAATTATTCAGATGAACAATCCCGTGCTTGGAATGATCACCGAAGAAGGTTTGGCCTATAAAGCGAAAGCGGAGGCGGATCGGAAAATGAGCTATCCGATGATTGGCATAGGTGTGGAATACATGGTTTTGGGAAAAACGAACAATGCGATGCTTGCGATGGACGGGATGAATGGGAACGACATGGTCATGCCTATGGTCTCGTTGAGCCTGCCGCTCTTCCGTAAAAAGTATAACGCCCAGCAAAACGAAAGCAGGCTATGGCGGAAATCAAGCGAAGAGAGTTTTAAAAACACATTGAATACCTTAGAAAGTGAGTTTTATAGTTTCAAAAGCCAATTGGATGATGCTGAGCGCACCATTGAGCTGTATGAAAAGCAAACTACGCTTGCTCAAACAACCTATAACCTGATCGTAAAAGAATTCATCAGCGGAAAAAGTGACTTGACCAACGTGATTGAGGTACAGCGCCAATTGCTGGACTATCAACTTAAAAGAGCGGAAGCGCTTACTAACTATAATACATTGGTTGTGTCAATAAAAAAATTATTAGCAGATAATAGATAA
- a CDS encoding efflux RND transporter periplasmic adaptor subunit produces the protein MNKLKSIFKNKGVTYGIVLLSGLLLGWAIFGGSSSHHHNHDLEAEETENGETVWTCSMHPQIRMDKPGKCPICAMDLITLKSSGGGDDMIDDDALQMSEEAIALANIQTSIVGHQDVAKDLQLYGTIQVDERLQRSQTSHVNGRIETLYVTFTGESVKEGQLIAKVYSPELLTAQQELLEAAKLQDAQPLLLDAAKEKLRLWKVSEDQISKILVSNEVSPYVDIHANTSGVVMSKNVNQGDYITQGSVLYTISNLSRLWAVFEAYESDLPFLKVGDQLEYTLQSAPGRVYKGRIAFINPIIDAGSRTAKIRVEADNRDRSLKPEMYATARITAPVQGYKDGLAIPRSAVLWTGKRSIVYVKQPNTSTPAFKLREIVLGPSMEDQFVVISGLEKGEEIVTNGTFTIDASAQLEGKASMMNNDGIASATGHQHGEMQSSNNKTHAMFNVSGNCEMCKKRIEKAAKSVDGVISANWDVNAKVMHLDFDLGVTTKSAISKAIANVGHDTELDKAPEAVYENLPGCCLYRLKK, from the coding sequence ATGAACAAACTGAAAAGCATTTTTAAAAATAAGGGGGTAACATACGGTATCGTCCTACTGTCCGGATTGTTGCTAGGCTGGGCTATATTTGGGGGGAGTTCATCTCATCATCACAACCATGATCTTGAAGCCGAGGAGACCGAGAATGGAGAAACTGTATGGACTTGTTCCATGCATCCACAGATTAGAATGGACAAACCGGGCAAATGTCCGATCTGTGCAATGGATTTAATTACTTTAAAATCATCGGGCGGAGGTGATGATATGATTGATGATGATGCTTTACAGATGTCAGAGGAAGCGATTGCCCTTGCGAATATCCAGACTTCGATTGTCGGTCATCAAGATGTAGCCAAAGACCTGCAATTATATGGAACCATTCAAGTAGATGAGCGTTTGCAACGATCTCAAACATCACATGTCAACGGGCGCATTGAAACTCTCTATGTAACCTTTACCGGTGAGTCTGTGAAAGAAGGTCAATTGATCGCTAAGGTTTATTCGCCTGAGCTGCTGACAGCGCAACAGGAATTATTGGAAGCTGCAAAATTGCAAGACGCCCAACCCTTATTACTTGATGCAGCGAAAGAAAAGCTGCGTCTATGGAAAGTATCGGAAGATCAGATCAGCAAAATACTGGTATCCAACGAAGTTTCTCCCTACGTAGATATACATGCAAATACGAGTGGGGTCGTTATGTCGAAAAATGTAAACCAAGGAGATTATATCACCCAAGGGAGCGTTTTGTACACCATTTCAAACCTTTCTAGGTTATGGGCGGTTTTTGAAGCTTATGAGTCTGATTTGCCATTTTTAAAAGTAGGTGATCAGTTGGAGTATACATTGCAAAGTGCACCCGGAAGGGTTTATAAAGGTCGGATCGCTTTTATTAATCCCATTATTGATGCTGGTTCAAGAACGGCAAAAATCAGGGTTGAAGCCGATAACCGGGATCGGAGCCTTAAGCCTGAAATGTACGCAACGGCCAGAATTACGGCACCTGTACAGGGCTACAAGGATGGGCTGGCCATTCCCCGGTCGGCAGTATTATGGACCGGGAAGCGTTCGATTGTTTATGTAAAACAACCAAATACATCTACGCCTGCCTTTAAACTGCGGGAAATTGTATTGGGGCCTTCAATGGAAGATCAATTTGTTGTTATTTCAGGATTGGAAAAAGGCGAGGAAATCGTAACTAACGGAACGTTCACGATTGATGCGAGCGCTCAACTGGAAGGTAAAGCCAGTATGATGAATAATGACGGAATAGCTTCTGCAACCGGTCATCAACATGGAGAGATGCAGTCGAGCAACAACAAAACACATGCTATGTTTAACGTGTCCGGGAATTGTGAAATGTGCAAAAAGCGAATCGAGAAAGCGGCGAAAAGCGTCGACGGGGTGATTTCTGCAAATTGGGATGTAAATGCTAAAGTCATGCATTTGGATTTCGACTTAGGAGTAACCACAAAAAGTGCAATAAGTAAAGCGATCGCCAATGTTGGTCACGATACAGAGCTTGACAAGGCGCCCGAGGCAGTTTATGAAAATTTACCGGGTTGCTGTCTTTATAGACTTAAAAAATGA
- a CDS encoding ATP-binding protein, with translation MKEIIKEILIQNKERKPVKGLRIRNTQLSLKLEKIQAIIGPRRVGKTSSMLLAMEELKKVKHIPPAHIFYFNFEDERIQFDNKNLDLLLRSWQELHPDHTLEDNWFFFDEVQAAPGWERFINRINETYSKRIFFTGSNSSVLHTELKSVLRGRSIAIELLPLSFIEYCSFKDIKPGIYGANRNKTVALFHQYLTNGGYPETINLDDIRLRTAYLQEYYNAMLLRDIVEYNQLTNYSYLRSLYRQAAATIGKTVSNRRLYNNLKSQGYSVGVNSVYDAMDMAEQAYLFKRISRFDYSDNKRERSDKKIYWLDNGLLNANTAQYTANKGLLLENLIFKELYLKYGNIYSNNIYYYAEPSSECDFIVYSEGASPLPVQVSWTLAEPTTRNREIKGLLKAAHYCRVSNGLIITAEEEEELSVDGVDIKIVPAWKWMLETPNP, from the coding sequence ATGAAAGAAATTATCAAGGAAATACTTATTCAGAATAAAGAGAGGAAACCTGTAAAAGGATTAAGAATACGGAATACGCAACTCTCCTTGAAGCTTGAAAAGATCCAAGCGATCATCGGCCCCCGGCGGGTCGGAAAGACCTCCTCCATGCTCCTCGCCATGGAAGAGCTTAAAAAAGTTAAACATATCCCACCTGCACATATCTTTTATTTCAACTTTGAAGATGAACGTATTCAATTCGACAATAAAAATCTTGACCTACTACTCCGATCCTGGCAAGAACTCCATCCCGACCATACATTAGAAGACAACTGGTTCTTTTTTGATGAAGTACAAGCGGCTCCTGGCTGGGAACGTTTCATCAACCGTATCAACGAAACCTATTCCAAACGTATATTTTTTACTGGCAGCAACAGCTCTGTTTTGCATACCGAGTTAAAATCAGTACTACGCGGACGCAGTATAGCTATTGAACTATTGCCCTTATCATTTATCGAATATTGCAGTTTCAAGGATATAAAGCCCGGTATATATGGTGCAAATAGAAACAAAACGGTCGCACTATTCCACCAATACCTGACAAATGGAGGATACCCAGAAACGATCAACCTAGACGACATCCGGTTACGCACCGCCTATCTACAGGAATACTATAACGCAATGTTGCTTCGTGACATTGTAGAGTATAATCAACTAACAAATTACAGTTACTTACGTAGCCTCTATCGACAAGCTGCAGCAACCATCGGAAAAACGGTAAGCAATCGTCGTCTATATAACAACTTAAAATCTCAAGGATATAGCGTAGGCGTAAACAGCGTTTACGATGCCATGGACATGGCAGAACAAGCCTATTTATTCAAACGAATCAGCCGCTTTGATTATTCTGACAACAAACGAGAAAGATCTGATAAAAAAATATATTGGCTCGATAATGGATTACTCAACGCCAACACAGCTCAGTATACGGCAAATAAAGGCTTATTGCTAGAGAATCTCATATTCAAAGAATTATATCTTAAATATGGCAATATCTATAGTAACAATATCTACTATTATGCTGAACCCTCATCTGAATGTGACTTTATCGTATACAGTGAAGGAGCCTCCCCATTACCTGTGCAAGTGAGCTGGACGCTAGCAGAACCCACCACCCGCAACAGGGAAATAAAGGGACTCCTCAAGGCGGCACACTACTGTCGCGTTAGCAACGGACTTATTATCACCGCCGAAGAAGAGGAAGAATTAAGTGTCGATGGCGTCGATATAAAAATTGTACCCGCCTGGAAATGGATGTTAGAAACTCCAAATCCCTAA
- the metQ gene encoding methionine ABC transporter substrate-binding lipoprotein MetQ, with protein sequence MKKHFLTSATIIAIAVFSLLSCGGNNTPDDPNHIRVGVQSGPEYEIAKVAKEVAKEQYGLEVELVQFNDYVMPNEALQQGDIDANAFQNKPYLEVQAEQRGYNLAIVGNTFVYPLAGYSKKIESLDELQDGSTVIIPNDRTNGGRSLLLMENVGLVTLKDGVGLLPTLADIVDNPRNLKILELEAPQLTRALDDQNVTVAIINNTFAAQIGLSAYRDGIFVEDKDSPYVNLIVSREDNKDTEKVKNFVKAYQSPEVEAAAEKQFQGGAIKGW encoded by the coding sequence ATGAAAAAGCATTTTTTAACATCAGCCACCATCATCGCAATAGCAGTTTTCAGTTTGCTTAGCTGCGGCGGTAACAATACACCCGATGACCCGAACCACATCCGTGTCGGTGTGCAGAGCGGTCCTGAATATGAAATTGCCAAAGTAGCCAAGGAAGTTGCCAAAGAACAATATGGCCTTGAAGTAGAATTGGTTCAGTTCAACGACTACGTCATGCCAAATGAGGCCCTGCAACAAGGAGATATCGATGCCAATGCCTTCCAAAACAAACCTTATTTAGAAGTTCAAGCCGAACAGCGAGGCTATAACCTCGCTATCGTTGGCAATACCTTCGTTTATCCGCTCGCAGGCTATTCAAAAAAGATCGAGAGCCTTGATGAGCTTCAAGACGGAAGTACGGTTATCATTCCGAATGATCGCACAAATGGCGGGCGCTCTCTTTTGTTGATGGAGAATGTCGGTCTTGTTACATTAAAAGACGGCGTGGGTCTATTGCCCACACTTGCAGATATCGTCGATAATCCTCGAAATCTTAAAATACTTGAACTCGAGGCTCCGCAATTAACCCGTGCCCTAGACGACCAGAACGTCACAGTTGCCATTATTAACAATACCTTTGCAGCCCAAATTGGCTTGTCCGCTTATCGGGATGGCATTTTTGTAGAAGACAAAGACTCTCCTTATGTCAACCTGATTGTTTCACGTGAAGACAATAAAGACACTGAAAAAGTAAAAAACTTTGTTAAAGCCTATCAATCACCAGAAGTAGAAGCTGCCGCTGAAAAACAATTTCAGGGTGGTGCTATTAAGGGTTGGTAA
- a CDS encoding sugar O-acetyltransferase, with translation MKTEKEKMLSGEVYSPYVADLTEDRARLKDLIHQYNLLAPSETDAKQALARTILGSAKENFTIEQPFYCDYGYNIHIGNNFFSNFNCTILDVGLVTIGDDVLLGPNVSLFTVNHVQDPQGRKDGLEYAKPIVIGNNVWVGGNVVILPGITIGDNSIIGAGSVVTKNIPANVIAVGNPCKVVKEI, from the coding sequence ATGAAAACCGAAAAAGAAAAAATGCTCAGCGGAGAGGTGTATAGCCCTTATGTAGCTGACCTTACTGAAGACAGAGCCCGATTAAAGGATCTTATTCATCAATATAATTTATTGGCGCCTTCCGAAACGGATGCCAAACAAGCACTGGCGAGAACGATTCTGGGTTCTGCGAAAGAGAACTTTACGATTGAACAGCCTTTTTATTGTGATTATGGTTATAATATCCATATCGGAAACAACTTCTTTTCGAATTTCAACTGTACTATCTTAGATGTTGGTTTGGTTACTATTGGCGACGATGTATTGTTGGGACCCAATGTCAGCTTGTTTACGGTTAACCATGTTCAAGATCCGCAAGGCAGGAAAGATGGATTGGAGTATGCAAAACCGATTGTCATTGGCAATAATGTTTGGGTTGGCGGCAACGTGGTTATTCTTCCTGGTATCACGATTGGGGATAACTCGATCATCGGAGCGGGCAGCGTCGTGACCAAAAATATTCCTGCGAATGTCATAGCCGTCGGAAATCCGTGTAAGGTCGTGAAGGAGATCTAA